TGGTGCGCTTGAGTCCTTTGCGCGACAGCGATGACCAGCGAATCGCCACGCATCTCGGCAATGCCGTGAACGCGGTCATTAAAGGCGCGTTGCTAATATCGCTCGCGCAAGGCGTCGTGGCGGGAATAGGTTACGCGCTTTTCGGAGTGCCGAACGCCGCCCTGTGGGGCGCCGCGACGGTATTCACGTCATTTATTCCCGGCATCGGGACAGCGGCAGTGCTTGTGCCGTCGGTTATGTATCTTTGGAATATAGGAAATGTTGGCGCGGCTATCGGACTTATCGTGTGGGGAGTGCTTGTCGTGGGACTTATGGATAATGTCTTGAAACCGAAACTCATTGCGAAGGGCGTCGGCGTCCATCCGTTTCTTATTCTCCTTTCTGTGCTCGGTGGCCTGCACATCTTTGGTATTTACGGATTTTTGCTTGGTCCGTTGCTCCTTGCATTACTCGTTGCGTTGCTTGAATTGTATGCTGCCGGCGTTGCGCCACATACCGATTAGTATCTCAGATTAATGTTCCAGGATATTGAATTTTGGCTGCGGGAACTCATTGCGGCGCAAGGCGCGCTCGGCGTTTTTTTAATTGGCATTTTAGAAGAGGTGGTGTTCATTATTCCATCTTCGCTCGTATTTCTTGGCGCCGGATTTTTGCTTATTGCACCCGAGGCGTCATTCGCGAACGCCGTATTCGCGGCATTGATTAACATCGGTATTCCGGCCGCGCTTGGCGTTACGCTCGGTTCATTCTTTATTTACGGCATCGTTTATGCCGGAGGCAAACCGACCATCGCGCGTTTTGGGAAATATGTGGGGCTGACATGGGAAGAAATTGAAGCAGCGGAGAAAAAATTTACGGCGGGGCGCATGGATGAAACATTGTTGTTTATCCTCCGCGCGCTGCCGATTTTTCCAATATCTATTATTTCCGCGGTCTGCGGACTGATACGTCTGCCGTGGAAAGAGTTTTTCGTCGTAACGCTTTTAGGCGCCTTTGTGCGCGCATCCGGCTCCGCGCTTGTCGGCTGGGGAGTGGGGAAGGAGTATGCGTATTACGCGAGCCAGTTTGAGGTGGTAGAGAAATACGGCCTTGTCGCGCTTGTGATCGGCGGAATCGTGGCGTATTGGCAGATTAAGAAGCGCCTCTTGACAAATTGAGGAAGCACGTGTATAATGCTTTTTAGAACAAAGTGGGTCAGCCGAATGTTCGCACGGTGCGGACAAACGGTCAGCCCTGGAGGAAAGGACGTAGAGCCATGGGTATCGAAAACGGCACGGGACGCGACCAGTCCATCCAGGTGATGGCGGTGCTCGGATGCAACGCCAAGTGGGACAACGTTCTCACAGAGGTTGCCCAGCGGATCATCAACAATCCGAAGGGTT
This DNA window, taken from bacterium, encodes the following:
- a CDS encoding VTT domain-containing protein, whose translation is MFQDIEFWLRELIAAQGALGVFLIGILEEVVFIIPSSLVFLGAGFLLIAPEASFANAVFAALINIGIPAALGVTLGSFFIYGIVYAGGKPTIARFGKYVGLTWEEIEAAEKKFTAGRMDETLLFILRALPIFPISIISAVCGLIRLPWKEFFVVTLLGAFVRASGSALVGWGVGKEYAYYASQFEVVEKYGLVALVIGGIVAYWQIKKRLLTN